In one window of Nicotiana tabacum cultivar K326 chromosome 12, ASM71507v2, whole genome shotgun sequence DNA:
- the LOC107771652 gene encoding RNA-binding protein 2, whose amino-acid sequence MGDAYWNQHREAPLPQSAGLLKRPRSEYVPDLPPSGMSSAHEMHHYLGRDDDRGGPRVVDTQSIGSAYDRYLQSSQLSSLSVGEANNYKGVGLARAGAGGISSLPVRDPLPSARGPELAPNGRAMVLRGQMPVESLPRPRETLPLPPDASNTLYIEGLPADSSRREVAHIFRPFVGYKEVRLVRKESKHRGGDPLILCFVDFVDPACAATALSALQGYKMDEHDPDSAYLRLQFSKFPGPRSGGSGSRGKR is encoded by the exons ATGGGAGATGCCTATTGGAATCAGCATCGTGAAGCGCCGCTTCCTCAATCTGCCGGATTGCTCAAACGACCTCGCTCTGAATATG TGCCAGATCTTCCACCATCTGGGATGTCTTCAGCTCATGAAATGCATCATTACTTAGGACGGGATGATGATCGTGGTGGACCTCGAGTAGTGGACACACAGTCAATTGGATCAGCATATGATCGTTATCTTCAGAGTTCG CAACTTTCTTCTCTTTCAGTCGGAGAAGCTAATAATTACAAGGGAGTTGGATTGGCTAGAGCAGGTGCTGGTGGTATATCTTCCCTTCCTGTACGTGATCCGCTTCCATCAGCTCGTGGGCCAGAACTAGCACCAAATGGAAGAGCAATGGTATTACGTGGTCAAATGCCAGTCGAATCTTTGCCAAGGCCTCGTGAAACACTGCCTCTCCCTCCTGATGCTTCTAACACCCTCTATATAGAGGGACTTCCTGCAGACAGCTCCAGAAGAGAAGTAGCCC atatttttCGCCCTTTTGTGGGCTACAAAGAAGTCAGACTTGTTAGAAAGGAATCAAAACAT CGTGGTGGAGATCCTCTTATCCTTTGTTTTGTGGATTTCGTAGATCCAGCTTGTGCAGCTACTGCTTTGAGTGCATTGCAAG GTTACAAAATGGATGAACATGACCCCGATTCGGCCTACTTGCGGTTGCAGTTCTCGAAGTTTCCAGGTCCGAGATCTGGTGGCTCGGGGAGTCGTGGGAAGCGATAA